The Augochlora pura isolate Apur16 chromosome 4, APUR_v2.2.1, whole genome shotgun sequence genome segment CTAACAGAGATTCAacaaatattagataatttgAGTACATACAAACAATATGTACAACATCCCCATCAGTACAAGTCTAATGCTTCACAAGAAATATCGATTATCTTCGGATATCTTAAAGTGATAAATCAAGGACAAACAACTCCCAAAAATGCATTTTCAGCCATGCAACAGTTTTATTACTACGAGAGTCTTTATTATCTGTTAATGTATGGGAGTCtgaattcaattttagaattctttttaaaacacGATCAATTTTACGAATGCTTaacttttactttaaaaaatgatgtagaacctgatttatttttcaatgtaatctatttatactgttttaaGACTGGAAACACTGAGAAACTTCATGAAGCAATGAAAAGTCAAGATTCCAGTCTGctaatttggaaaaaatatttaatacacgtCTGTTACAGtttagaaaagaaacaatatctatatattttgtatcaaTTGCAGCTGTTTATGAAAGATTCCATACGCGCCGCAATGACATGCATCCGATTTTACCGTAATGAAATAACTAACTATTCAGATTTATACGCTAAAGGATATTTTTTGCTTGAGGCTCAAAAACATTTAGAGTCTGAGCTGCAAATTGAAAGTTTAAgcagaaaaaggaaaaaaagtaCAAGTTCCGTACACAGTAATCACGGAATTTTAACAATGGAAATGCAACCTCCTGAGATagataaacatataaataccATTTCTAGACAAAtggaaattgcaaaatttttagcaatctGTGAGAAAGAGGGAAGGACACCCGTccagtttttaaatttgtttccaAATACAGATTCTGACAATGGTATAGGTAGTGAACTACCAACTCTATTTGGCAATCAGCAGCAAAAAATAGACTTGGCTGTTTTAGCCATTCTCTGTGGCCGCAATATTGAAGAAGGATTTGGTATTGCATTCAGAATAATGCAAGGTTAGCAACAATTACACACTATATAAATACCTTTTGATATACTATAGCATATTCATTCATATTAGTGATGTATATCcataatatgataaatatataatatatataatgtatatactaTTTCAGATTACAATCTACCACAACGGAAAGTGTATTCTTTAGCTGGTCATATCTTGACACTGAAATACGATATTCCTGGAATAAAGCAATTGATTAAATGTTGTCATACTTCTGGAGTATCAAACTCATACTTCATTTCAGATTATGTTCTGACACATtgtgtaaaattattgttgaatCAGGTGGATGGTGAAATGAAATCAGCTGTTCAAAATGATGTTGATATGCTGATCAAGTTGATAACGGATATAGAACTCAAAGTAGTATTACAtgttataacattttaattctcCAATTCATTACAGTGACTGTGCTCATTCATtctgtgaattttttaattgtagatAAATGCATATATTGAGTGCAAGCACTTAAAGAGTGCATATTTGTTAGCTGCTAATCATTCAAGAGCTCaagatataagaaaaattttaaaggaaTCTGATAGACTTGGGCAAAATGCCATTAAAGCGATATGTATAAAATGGCTTCAGCAAGAACCAAAACCATGACTTTAGActattttgtaaaagtaaGTAATACATACTTATGTTCCTCTATTATTAGTTTTTGAAGATTTAAGAAAGTATCCAAGTATCAAGTAAGAAAAATCCTATTGCATTCCATAAGTATTtgtaattatcataaattaattgtaatataaaaagtgtAATAACTACagtgtttaaacaaaatttatttaagtatatgtataataataaataacaatggaataattaataaaatgtttattttcatAAGCAGAATAATACATCTTTTTAATgatttgtaattatactgcttataaaaatatgttaaaaattatcctTTTTCCTCGCTCTCATTTGTGAAGTCTCtactaaaaaatgaatattatggAATAAAGCTGGAATGTATGTATTCGTATTAGTAATTCTatgttataaacaaattttacaatgtatataaacaatttcaattatgcTTTACAATAGATTACATGAAAATTCAAAACGGATAAAAGATTATAcagataaaaagtaataaaatctattgtactttgataatagaCCTTCTCAATTTAAAGATAAAACTATCTTACAATATGATAGAGTAGCAATTAGTCTGCGAtgtttatttatgattttttatctTCACTCACTAGAGATGACAgtttttcttcatatttctcTGCAAATGCAGGgtctgtatttttaattgatgaAAGTAAAGAATCCTTTTCTTGTTGAGACCAGTTATTGCTCCATTCACGAAACAGCTTTACTCTACATTGAAATATACTTGGAGGTCTGTCGGATCCATCAGCACATCCTAGAGTTTCCATTCTAGGGACTAATCCATTCACAAGACCACCAGGCCCGCACTGTTCCAGAAGTATACTTAGAAAGTCACTTCTTTGCATTTCTGACCATTCTTGAAACCATTCTATTACATAGCGCAACTGAGCTTCATTTGATAGCAGAGCAGACATactttatctttaaaaaaagaaaaaacagaagttaatgattaattaataatgaattaactatggaatattatatttagaacaaaattgacaattagtataaattttataaaataaaatctaattcttaattaatcaaacaaaaagaagtaaattgggaaatattattagaaatttataaacatgaaccaatttttcaataattaataagcgTGATATATTAAACTGcatgaaacagaaaatttttcaattcatcAAATCATTTTCACATTAGCAAACTTATGCTAGAAAAGGAATGAATGTTTACCGGTCACGTTTTCCTTTACCGGTGATGTAACTTTTGTTCTCTTATAATCGATTTATCGCTCTCCAGCATCACAAAACTTGCAGGGCCAGATACTTATTAACACGGTTGCAACGACAAATCCATCGCCTTTTATGTAAACGAACTACTATATGCTATTTTTAAGTGCCATACAAAAAATCTACAATATCAAATGCAATAAACAATTGTGGTATACTGTTAATCGATCAATTTGCATTTCTTAGGGTTAACTTCGATCTCCTCTTCAAAATCCGATTCGCTTTCCGATGTTAGCCgatctaaaatttataaaaatttattaatattcacgaACAAATCTATTATACAGCTATATCATTTCtagatttatttactttcatcaTTGACAGAACTGTCTTGTTTTTCTATTAAGCTAGtcaagaaatgattaattttgatctgagtttgtttaaaacacaaaattaatccactcaaattattttcattcagtTCAACACTATTATTATCTTCATAAATACACTCAttattttcactaatttttacattcaCTGTCATATCAGACATCGTgagttattgtttattatt includes the following:
- the LOC144468634 gene encoding uncharacterized protein C14orf119 — its product is MSALLSNEAQLRYVIEWFQEWSEMQRSDFLSILLEQCGPGGLVNGLVPRMETLGCADGSDRPPSIFQCRVKLFREWSNNWSQQEKDSLLSSIKNTDPAFAEKYEEKLSSLVSEDKKS